A genomic region of Caenorhabditis elegans chromosome V contains the following coding sequences:
- the sri-69 gene encoding Serpentine Receptor, class H (Predicted), with protein sequence MYNIDFAEPLWMVNYYHFIGISSLIGNIFGIYLLIYQTKELGEFRYYLLLFQVVCTATDLNLTTFMKFLPYYPINALGTIGYCSQWFNMPTHYCMLVCLILTYYESECLALCFFQKHQKIASVIAVHVFPVYAKIIGALIFLAFPVYPMIAMQILDVGPEKQLEYIKRDFPDYYAGFSTVPHFAIYLDSPLLYSVYSVVLLTMGTIFASLVFVNTDLIRLMVRLKPQISPQNYQKHVEAIQSLIVQMLVAGLCALPLFGVAFILAFQLKNGQFIGRIMFVLWTCHSTINMISLFIFFPPYRRYLFKKLRINRRSLFQVAASSVMT encoded by the exons ATGTACAACATTGACTTTGCTGAACCTCTCTGGATGGTCAACTATTACCATTTTATCGGAATTTCCTCGCTGATAGGTAACATATTCGGGATATACCTGCTAATCTACCAAACAAAAGAGCTTGGGGAATTTCGGTACTATCTGCTACTCTTTCAG GTGGTTTGTACAGCAACTGACTTGAATCTCACAACCTTCATGAAATTCTTGCCATACTATCCGATCAACGCTCTCGGAACGATCGGCTATTGCTCTCAATGGTTCAATATGCCCACTCATTATTGCATG CTTGTCTGCCTAATACTCACATACTACGAGTCGGAATGCCTGGCTCTATGCTTCTTCCAAAAGCATCAAAAAATTGCGAGCGTCATCGCTGTGCATGTGTTTCCAGTATAtgctaaaataattggtgCGCTGATATTCCTCGCATTTCCAGTGTATCCGATGATTGCCATGCAGATTCTGGATGTAGGACCGGAAAAGCAATTGGAGTATATCAAAAGG GATTTTCCCGATTACTACGCCGGATTCTCTACTGTACCACATTTTGCAATCTACCTTGATTCACCGCTGTTGTACAGTGTTTACTCTGTGGTTTTGCTAACTATGGGTACTATTTTTGCATCTTTGGTATTTGTCAACACTGATCTGATTCGCTTGATGGTCCGCTTGAAGCCCCAAATCTCACCGCAGAACTACCAAAAACACGTGGAGGCAATCCAAAGCCTGATTGTACAGATGTTAGTTGCCGGTCTGTGTGCGTTGCCACTGTTTGGTGTAGCCTTCATTCTGGCTTTTCAACTCAAGAATGGACAATTTATTGGGAGAATCATGTTCGTGCTGTGGACTTGTCATTCTACTATTAACATGATTTctctgttcattttttttccgccATACCGTCGatatttgttcaaaaagttgagaat aaatcgacGAAGCCTCTTCCAAGTTGCCGCGTCATCTGTTATGACGTGA
- the clc-12 gene encoding DNA damage-regulated autophagy modulator protein 2 (Partially confirmed by transcript evidence), whose protein sequence is MATIKRLLFTVVVICAIVCNFFAVFSIAWVTDWSGSIGLFPLWDITIGWYIAASSLMYVSFLCSVLVFIQLIITSNNVRKNGYSHLQRGKFISIAVFSLLITVSTAVAVILIAVNLPHMNKKYYDNATLGYSAWFSVAGAVFYLVVAGFSISYARVECSFTKSQEPCSII, encoded by the exons ATGGCGACTATCAAGCGTTTATTATTTACTGTTGTAGTTATTTGCGCAATTGTCTGTAACTTTTTTGCGGTTTTCTCAATCGCTTGGGTAACAGATTGGAGCGGAAGCATTGGACTTTTTCCCCTTTGGgat atcaCAATCGGATGGTATATAGCTGCAAGCTCACTGATGTATGTATCATTTCTTTGTAGTGTTCTAGTATTTATTCAGTTGATTATCACTTC CAATAACGTTAGAAAGAACGGATATTCTCACTTGCAAAGaggaaaattcatttcaattgCAGTTTTCTCACTGCTCATCACAGTTTCAACAGCTGTTGCCGTTATTCTGATCGCTGTCAATTTGCCAcatatgaacaaaaaatattacgaCAATGCTACC ctggGATACTCTGCATGGTTCAGTGTAGCTGGTGCAGTGTTCTACCTCGTTGTCGCTGGCTTCTCAATCAGTTACGCACGTGTAGAGTGTAGTTTTACTAAATCGCAAGAACCATGTTCTATCatctaa
- the clec-240 gene encoding C-type lectin domain-containing protein (Predicted), whose product MAMTGISPSVFCPPWSMFTAYLILSLHFFTGTLISACIPTQQVETTFVPVTTTTSSLIPLTTTSTAIPSIVTTTTTTTTTTTTTMPTTTTTAIPCPTDWEEFVRPSGTWCIRVFMGIGDQPTAAGLCGGEGAVLTSIQSQEELDFMRSSYNTVVGTLGFFWIGGQRTGACISSGLTATCTALNSFSWTDGSATGTAGFVWNTGQPDNGGAMLNEPCVTVNYLGVLSDDACDRYDGFGYACGKEPM is encoded by the exons ATGGCGATGACAGGGATATCACCCTCAGTTTTCTGCCCGCCGTGGTCAATGTTCACAGCTTATCTTATCCTTTCTCTCCACTTTTTCACGGGTACACTTATCAGTGCATGTATACCTACGCAACAAGTGGAAA CCACCTTTGTTCCTGTGACTACTACGACGTCTTCATTGATACCTTTGACGACTACTAGCACAG ccattcCATCAATAGTGACTACTacaacaactacaacaactacaacaacCACGACAATGCCTACCACTACAACGACTGCta TACCGTGCCCGACTGACTGGGAAGAATTTGTGAGACCTAGtggaacatggtgcatcaga GTATTTATGGGTATTGGAGATCAGCCAACTGCGGCTGGCCTGTGTGGTGGTGAGGGAGCAGTCCTTACCTCGATTCAGAGTCAGGAAGAGCTGGACTTTATGAGAA GCTCGTATAATACCGTGGTCGGTACACTTGGATTTTTCTGGATTGGGGGTCAGAGGACAGGCGCGTGCATATCATCAGGATTGACTGCGACATGTACCGCACTGAATTCGTTTTCATGGACAGATGGTTCCGCGACAGGCACTGCTGGATTTGTCTGGAATACAGGACAACCCGACAACGGAGGGGCTATGCTTAA cgaaCCTTGCGTCACTGTGAACTACCTTGGTGTCTTATCCGATGACGC ttgtgaTAGATATGACGGTTTTGGATATGCTTGCGGAAAAGAGCCAATGTAA
- the clec-241 gene encoding C-type lectin domain-containing protein (Partially confirmed by transcript evidence) → MSLVFIIYFFLFFTISLMNACIPTQQVETTSAAPTTMTAIVTTTSTVSPTTTTTITTTTTTPIPCPTDWLGFARPSGPWCIRVFVASGDQPTADSLCSSEGAVLSSIQSQEELDYMANSFIALNGASSAFWIGAERTAACMSSGLTATCTRLNSFSWTDGSATGTAGFVWNGIEPNNGAGMTESCVVENYMALLSDQQCTRVFPGYACGKAS, encoded by the exons ATGTctttagtttttattatttatttcttcctttttttcacaatCTCCCTTATGAATGCGTGTATACCTACGCAACAAGTGGAAa cCACTTCTGCTGCTCCGACAACGATGACGGCAATTGTGACAACTACAAGCACTG TTTCTCCAACAACAACTACTACAATCACAACCACTACAACGACTCCCA ttccTTGCCCAACAGACTGGCTAGGATTTGCTAGACCCAGTGGACCGTGGTGCATTAGG GTGTTTGTTGCTAGTGGAGATCAACCAACCGCAGATTCCCTTTGTAGTTCGGAGGGAGCAGTCCTCAGCTCAATTCAAAGTCAAGAAGAACTCGACTATATGGCGA ATTCATTCATCGCTCTGAACGGTGCCAGTAGCGCATTCTGGATTGGCGCTGAGAGGACGGCCGCGTGTATGTCATCAGGATTAACCGCAACATGTACCAGACTAAATTCGTTTTCATGGACAGATGGCTCAGCAACGGGTACTGCTGGCTTTGTGTGGAATGGTATTGAGCCAAACAACGGAGCTGGAATGAC tgaATCTTGCGTTGTTGAGAACTATATGGCATTATTGTCTGATCAACA atgcacTAGAGTGTTTCCCGGGTATGCCTGCGGTAAAGCTTCgtga
- the clc-13 gene encoding MARVEL domain-containing protein (Predicted), whose amino-acid sequence MATAKRLFFTVVTIAAMACNFFGVLSNAWVTDWSGSIGLFPLWVVTIGWYVAASLVMEVSLFCTVLVLIQLIVTSNNIRRNGYSPTQRGKFISIAVLSLFITILTVVGVTLIGVNLPHMNRKYNDNATLGYSAWISVAGAVFYLVVAGLSNSYARVECGSSKLHDVNI is encoded by the exons ATGGCGACTGCCAAGCGTCTGTTCTTTACTGTGGTCACCATTGCCGCAATGGCCTGCAACTTTTTTGGGGTCCTCTCGAATGCTTGGGTGACAGATTGGAGTGGAAGCATCGGACTTTTTCCACTTTGGGTT gtcaCCATTGGATGGTATGTCGCTGCAAGTTTGGTGATGGAAGTCTCCCTCTTTTGTACCGTCTTAGTCCTCATTCAGCTGATAGTCACATc aaataaCATCAGAAGGAATGGTTACTCTCCTACGCAGAgaggaaaatttatttcaattgctGTCCTGTCACTGTTCATCACTATTTTAACAGTTGTTGGCGTTACTTTAATTGGAGTCAATTTGCCGCATATGAACAGGAAGTATAATGATAATGCTACA CTTGGATACTCTGCATGGATCAGTGTAGCCGGTGCTGTGTTCTACCTCGTTGTCGCTGGATTATCGAATAGCTACGCACGTGTAGAGTGCGGTTCTTCTAAGTTGCACGATGTAAATATTTGA
- the srh-97 gene encoding Serpentine Receptor, class H (Predicted): MSVQDYYATTYLTCNVEYSFWASWKGVAYPTHAMQLISFPLQILAFYIIIKKTPTVMKSVSWPLLLNHSLCTGLDIGLCSGGTPYVFLPVAGIFGLGTLSWFGIPFTIQLFVGLIIGNGAVCSYVYLFEIRSSSLPQNRFKITRKSTRLLYHAIVFFYNCSCLLFFLTNPADQEAAKLHALTRYPCPTTEFFEFPVTILLTDQNVIQFISFIFLPSMILQTAGNIIFHAFCAVYYLYIAPSKSVSKETQKNQKAFLIGILLQTCIPLMFISGPLIILAIAYSFGYYSQEMMNLSIVCAAFHGVAQSVAVITVHHHYRKTAKKMIWKIICKESRSTVRLAEASSRLFRSRDLS, translated from the exons ATGTCTGTGCAGGATTATTATGCGACAACCTATTTGACGTGTAACGTCGAGTATAGTTTTTGGGCTTCATGGAAAGGAGTTGCCTATCCAACCCATGCCATGCAGCTAATTTCTTTCCCACTTCAAATTCTCGCATTCTAcataatcattaaaaaaacgcCGACAGTAATGAAAAGTGTTTCATGGCCGTTGTTACTGAATCACTCACTTTGTACTGGGTTAGATATTGGGCTGTGCAGTGGAGGTACACCCTATGTTTTCCTCCCAGTTGCTGGCATTTTCGGACTGGGAACACTAAGTTGGTTCGGAATACCATTCACCATACAGCTGTTTGTTGGCCTTATAATAGGAAACG GTGCCGTATGCTCTTATGTGTATCTTTTCGAAATCCGTAGCAGTTCCCTACCACAAAATCGGTTTAAAATAACTCGAAAGTCCACTCGACTCCTCTACCAtgcaatagtttttttctacaaCTGCAGCtgtcttcttttctttttgacAAATCCTGCTGATCAAGAAGCTGCCAAACTTCATGCATTAACTCGTTACCCATGTCCCACAACggagtttttcgaatttccagttACCATACTACTTACTGATCAAAACGTTATCCAATTTATAAGCTTTATTTTCCTTCCATCAATGATTTTACAAACAGCTGGAAATATAATATTCCATGCTTTTTGCGCGGTTTACTATCTTTATATAGCTCCGTCGAAATCAGTTTCAAAAGAAACTCAGAAGAACCAAAAGGCATTTTTGATTGGTATCCTATTACAAACATGTATTCCATTGATGTTTATATCAGGGCCACTGATCATTTTAGCAATTGCTTATTCGTTCGGATATTACTCTCAAGAAATGATGAACTTATCAATAGTCTGCGCTGCATTTCACGGGGTTGCACAAAGTGTTGCAGTTATTACAGTGCACCATCACTACCGGAAAACTGCTAAAAAGATGATTTGGAAGATTATTTGCAAGG aatctaGGAGTACAGTTAGACTTGCGGAGGCATCGTCAAGATTGTTTCGGAGTAGAGACCTATCATGA